The DNA sequence TTCTTCGTTTTTTTGTCCAATTAATCACCATATTGTGCGGGAAACTTTAGGATTTTCAGGTAAAAATTCATGTTGCTAATTTTCAGGATATGAAAGTTATCTAAAGTTATAATAATTTTATCATGAAATTAGATTATCTAAAAGTTATCTCGTCATTTTTTTTATTCTCAACAAACCATTCCACAGTCTCCTTCAGATCATCAATAAACTTCTCAGGGGGATTAAAACCAAAAGATTTTGCTTTATTAGTATCTGCTAGAGAATGTTTAATATCCCCTGGTCTTGTTTTGTGGTGTACAGGATCTATATGTTTACCCGTTACCTCGTTGATTATATCAACAAGTTCATTGATGGAAGTACTCTTTCCAGTTGCTATATTAAATGATCCAGTCTCTTTGGATTGACTCGCAAGTAAATTAGCCTTCACTACTTGTTTAACATATATAAAATCTCTGCTCTGCTCACCATCACCATATATTACTGGCTTTGTCTCGTTTAAAATGGCATCAATGAAATGGGGAATAACAGCTGCATACTGGGAGTTGGGATCCTGTCGTGGACCAAAAACATTAAAGTATCTTAATGAAACTGTAGGTAAACCATAAATATCAGTAAATAACTGGCAA is a window from the Methanobacterium sp. Maddingley MBC34 genome containing:
- a CDS encoding nucleoside-diphosphate-sugar epimerase (PFAM: NAD dependent epimerase/dehydratase family), which encodes MRNKKVAVTGGLGFIGSHLVENLCQENEVVVVDNESSGSVKNIKHLELDNISLDLGDITEIELEKTFEECDYIFHHAAMASVPASVTDPLKCNSVNVTGTLKVLLAARDTHVKKVVFASSSAVYGDNTNFPLSEDAPVKSISPYALSKAVGEMYCQLFTDIYGLPTVSLRYFNVFGPRQDPNSQYAAVIPHFIDAILNETKPVIYGDGEQSRDFIYVKQVVKANLLASQSKETGSFNIATGKSTSINELVDIINEVTGKHIDPVHHKTRPGDIKHSLADTNKAKSFGFNPPEKFIDDLKETVEWFVENKKNDEITFR